A portion of the Deltaproteobacteria bacterium genome contains these proteins:
- a CDS encoding nucleotide pyrophosphohydrolase: MEKPSDLADLQRAVQDFCEARNWDEFHSLKNLAIGAVTEAAELVEPFRFRTDQEVDAHVKTAEGRENLQDELADVFFFLLRISQRYNVDLDRALRAKLLKNAAKYPISK, translated from the coding sequence ATGGAAAAACCTAGCGATTTGGCTGACCTCCAGCGGGCTGTACAAGATTTTTGCGAGGCCCGAAACTGGGACGAGTTTCACTCGCTTAAGAACCTGGCAATAGGAGCTGTCACAGAGGCTGCAGAACTTGTCGAGCCTTTCAGATTTCGCACGGATCAAGAGGTTGACGCCCACGTTAAAACTGCTGAAGGGCGTGAGAACCTTCAGGATGAGCTTGCCGACGTATTCTTTTTTCTGCTCCGAATTTCCCAGCGCTATAATGTCGACTTAGATCGCGCGCTCCGCGCAAAGCTGTTAAAAAACGCCGCTAAGTATCCAATCTCAAAATGA